The genomic segment ATTAAATAGATCTTTTCTGATATTGTTTTGATATGCTGTCAATATATCATCATGCAGTGACGAATTTGGTAAGAAAAACGGGAAGGGGAAGAAGTTAAGCATTGCGCCATATACATGTCAgcacagaagacaaaaaaaaagtctgtttttaCGGGTTTAATTTAGTCAAAAGTGTCATTAATCCTCATCATGTGGAGCTTTCTTCTTCTCTGGTCCTGCACGCATATCGGTGAGTTCTCCTGCGTGTGACAATTTAACACATCTCTAATTTTCCACTTCAATCAGCAGACAGGATTTCTTAATACAGCAAATGTGATAATCCTGGCTAATGACATTTTGTTTTCAGCTGTTGTTGTTGCTCATACTCCAATTGTTGGACACAGAGGTGAGCGGCTTGACATCAGATGCAGCTATGAATCTGGATATGAATCAAAGTCAAAGTATTTTTGTAAAGGAGGGTGCATCTTTGGATTTAAAGACATCATTATTAAATCAGGATCTCCAGCTGAAGACGAGAGATTCTCTCTGACTGAAGACACGACGGCCAGAGTTTTCACCGTCAGCATCACTGACCTGAGAACAGAGGATACAGGACGATACTGGTGTGGTGTGGAGAGGAATTTACTTACTACTGATGTCTATTCAGAGATTATGTTGCTGGTTAAAGAGGGTAAGAGATTAATTTCTAAAAATGGAATGTTTTGTTGGGGAGAGATTGACCGCACATTAGTTTCCATGAATACTTTCTTCAGAATCATCCAAGAAGGATTtgatatttttttgtgtatttgagttccaaagtcaaaaaaaaaatgaaaccaatCAGGGTCAATTTGAGACCCAACACAAACATGTCATTGCATTGTGCTCATGTATAACTGAACTACAGTATAGTCCGTCTGTATTTTTCACTTTAGATGAGAGGTCAACAGCATTTCCAACCATCAATCTGTTTTTAATAACAAGCACAAGTGTTTCATCAGCTCCTCTGAGTCCTCAAACACTGTTAGCACAGACATCTGCACCTGACTCAGGTAAACATCTCTCTACATCTCAGAAACTCACTGCTCGTGTTTCTCTCAGATAAACATCATCATTTCATTCTGAGAACCGACCGAGTGGTTTATTtgatctgtgttttttttagattcatttgtcatcatcatcatcataactgCAGTAGGTTTGCTTTTGCTCCTGATCTCTGCTGTATTCCTTGTTGTGGCTGTACGAAAGAAAAAGCAGACTTGTggtaatattttttaacaatataaatgaAAGAATGCATGAATAAAATCTAAAAGTATGAATTTTTTCCAGTGAATTCAGATCAGTCTTATTTTAATGTCATTGAAATATTattggatttattattattttgatatagtttctatttttgtattttcaatttgtatatataaatatatatatatatatgataaattgAAAATTGACAGTAGACATTCTTTCAACTACTGGTCTGAAAAAAACTGCTGACACAGTGAGATAATGTTTGGATGCAGGCTAAAATGAAGAACTGAATTCAGTTACTGAAAACAGCATTCATCTATCACAGGTCTGGTTTCCTTCTTTACTGAAGAGCTTCATGTAATTACAAGAAAAGCAGAAGAAGTAAGTCAGGATCCTCTTTATTTAAGATTTCTTCTGAAGTAAATGTCAAGGTTTACTTTTTTGCTTAATTCTTCCTTATTCCGGTTTATAGAATGCTTACGAGAAAGGAAACCCAGCAGTGTTCTTAAACTCACGCACAGCTCAAAGTGATGACGTTTCTGCTGCAAACGATTTTCACAGGCCTGCAAACACAGAAACAGTCGACACAGACCTCGACTACATGAATGTTGCTGCTGCTGAGAGAAACGCTGTGGATCCAGATCAGATCTACACAGAACTGAACTCCAGCAGACAGAGTGATGTTTATCAGAGTCTCAGAACTGATTCTGTTCAAGAGGAGTCCATCTATCACAGTATTGGTCAAACACTGGACTGAACACTGAAGCCtcaaaaacaatcaaacaatgGTAACAGTAGTCTTAAATAATCTTGTAGGTCTAATACATGTAAAAGAGTGTAAATATGATACATTTATCACTGTCTTAAACTCAGGCTAAACATGCTGTAAAGATTGTTTACCTGTATTGTTctgaatataaaaacaataataatatttttttttcttgtaaatacATCTGAAATAAAATGGGGTCATCTTAAATTCAGGGTCTAGACTTTTACATGTCAATATTATGCCTGCAACAATAGCTGGcatcaaaaacaaatgtgtgacacacccaggacattttttttgtgtgtaagaaagcaaaaataacgaatttattcaacaatttatctTCTCCGCGTCACCCTAGCTCCATTTCGGAGAGAATCCACAGAAAGTAAACAGTATATGCTTATTTGCGACAGCTGCACCACACAgcctatttttaaaaagtttctgcGTTTCTGGACATTGATAATGGTAATTAAATTGCTGTCtttgggagggtcagagagctctcgggatgcatcaaaaaatatcttaaattgtataaATAGTCTTATGGGTTTCGAACGACATGAgagtaagtaattaatgacataattttcatttttgagtgaactaaccctttaaggacagTTACAAATGAAGTTTACCATTATGATCCTCTGAATACACACTACACATTTCATTCAGACTGCGAGACCATACACCTGCCGATTGTAGTATCATTTTCACAGTGAGTCGAGATCTCGCAGATAATCACAAGATCAAGCTTTActtgtgaagaaaaaaacaaaaacaaatggagGGCAATCAATGTCTTCAGCTTGTTCTTTTGGAGTAAGTTTTGTtttacaggaagaaaaaaaaaacaagagaaaatacaCATATGATCTTTCTAAATACTCCACTGTTGTGGCATGTTTGTGGCTGGTGAGGTTCAGCTAGTTGGTGAAGCTTGCCGGCTTTCAGTGGCTATCAGGGGTATCACGTCAGAGGCAGCCTGATCAAAAGTCAAAAACATCAAACATGATAAACATTTACAGTTTGGGATTGTGCGGGTGCTGACACGATCAGAAGCAATAAAATAACCGTAATGACACCACACACAATGCTTTTTTTGCAGATGTTAGCATATACTCTGATTTCGTCACtgtgttatatttaattattcatgaGAGGTCAGGAGTGGAGTGAGCTGGTGAAACCCGTGGCtgcactgaaaaaataaataaataaataaaacaattttcgtTTGGCATTAAAGACCAAGTTTTACTTTGGTACTTGTATTCAGGCAGAAAGGAATAGGTTTCATGAAGTATGTGtttttcaataataaataaataaattaaagatttGTAGTATATGCAAATTTGTCATGTCTATATGTAGCATTCTGTAAAATGGCTGCACTGCAAGGAAACTGCTTGTGGTCAGTGTACAGCGGAAAACTTTAGAGCTGATTTCCTGGTTACCACCGAGATGCACGTTCACACAACCCCCCTCAACAtcatacacacatacagacaaTACATGCTGGCTCAATTGTTTGACCTTCATCATGCAACGAGCATCAACTATTCAATCAACAGTTTCTTAACAGTTCACTGATTGATGAGCGATTTGGAAATACCTACTCGACCTTCACAAGAAAACTAGTGTGACTGCAAGAATGAGCTTCTCGCGAAAGGCTTGTGTGTTTCTACTGATGTGTAAGCTCTAATCTTTAGTTCTAATTTACTGTTTAAAGATGAATTCTTTAATGCAAATGTTTAccaatatttattgttatatgttGTATTTCAACAGTGTTCTGTGCTGAAATCAAGTGTATCATTAGTGACATATAACATCAGTCAAGCTTACATCAGCTGATTCACGTCATGCttataaaagttattttcacattttttccctgattaccctcctccatccccagctcctcctttCGTCCACATTCAGGAGCTGGCCTTCTGATATTCCTTCTTAAAAATTTATGATATCTGCTATAAATTTACATTACTTATTTGCCAATATGGTCCAGACAGAATTGTGctgatgtatatgtgtgtgtgtgtgtgtgtgtgtgtgtgtgtgtgtgtgtgtgtgtgtgtgcagtgagcAGTTCACAGTGTGTGGATATTACAGTGACAGGAACAGAGGGAGAACAAGCACTCATTACGTGTCCTTATGCTAAAGGATATGAAAAAGCTTTCAAAGGCTTTTACAAAGGAAATTACAAAGATTATGATCTTATACTAAAATCTAATGGAGGAGAGATCTCAGTCCATGGCAGATTCTCTCTGCGGGACGATGGCAAGCTGAGATCATTGACAGTGACCATCAGAAACCTGAGGATGGAAGATGCAGGACCGTACATCTGTCGTGCTGGATATGGATACCTTAAACAAATCCATCTGAATATTATCAGAGGTGTGGTGTAAATGAGTAAACAACAATCTATTCAacatgatctcatgagaatacgtgtgtatttttactttaagtgtggttctaccacatgtacatttacttacgttttcatgcacataaaaacatacaaccttgacgtatttatagcagtaaaacgtacaaatacttgcGTATTAGCAGCTAAAAAACGTACTGTGCTTTATGCTGGGATCAATGgtcattttattaatgtatttgaatGGTGTGATGATTCTCATTGTTTTCAGCTCCACAGAGGCCAAGACCAGTCCAGATCTATACTTCCACCATTCCTCCAGGTACTAGATATCCATTACTACATATTAAATACAGTTTCAGTATAACAGCACAATCTATATTTCCCTTCAGATCA from the Carassius carassius chromosome 7, fCarCar2.1, whole genome shotgun sequence genome contains:
- the LOC132144124 gene encoding protein CD300H-like — translated: MWSFLLLWSCTHIAVVVAHTPIVGHRGERLDIRCSYESGYESKSKYFCKGGCIFGFKDIIIKSGSPAEDERFSLTEDTTARVFTVSITDLRTEDTGRYWCGVERNLLTTDVYSEIMLLVKEDERSTAFPTINLFLITSTSVSSAPLSPQTLLAQTSAPDSDSFVIIIIITAVGLLLLLISAVFLVVAVRKKKQTCGLVSFFTEELHVITRKAEENAYEKGNPAVFLNSRTAQSDDVSAANDFHRPANTETVDTDLDYMNVAAAERNAVDPDQIYTELNSSRQSDVYQSLRTDSVQEESIYHSIGQTLD